One Bacillus amyloliquefaciens DSM 7 = ATCC 23350 DNA window includes the following coding sequences:
- a CDS encoding bifunctional homocysteine S-methyltransferase/methylenetetrahydrofolate reductase has product MGLLQDLEERILIGDGAMGTLLYSYGIDRCFEELNVSKPEEIKRIHKAYVEAGADIVQTNTYGANFIKLSRYGLEDDTKRINQEAVRIARASSDGAYVLGTMGGIRTFNKNAYSLEEIKRSFREQLYLLLHEEPDGLLLETYYDLEEAREVLKIARKETELPIMLNVSMHEQGVLQDGTPLREALRSIAGLGADITGINCRLGPYHMIEALTEVPIFRDAYLSVYPNSSLPSLEGGRLVYDTDDAYFRESAIQFRTQGARIIGGCCGTTPNHIRAMADAVHGLSPVTDKEVKIRREEEVISVRDERTDPGLDEIAAQKRSIIVELDPPKKLNFGKFLQAAAELKETGIEALTLADNSLATPRISNAACGSLLKERLDIRSLVHITCRDRNIIGLQSHLMGLDTLGLTDILAITGDPSKIGDFPGATSVYDLTSFDLIRLIKQFNEGISLSGKPLGKKTNFSVAGAFNPNVRHLDKAVKRLEKKIECGADYFVSQPVYSEQQLIDIHHETKHLKTPVYIGIMPLTSSRNAEFIHHEIPGIKLSDSIREKMAQGGEDKRKQKAEGLAIAKSLLDTACELFNGIYLITPFLRSDLTSELAAYIKQKDEKRADVYLH; this is encoded by the coding sequence ATGGGACTATTACAAGACTTGGAAGAACGGATATTAATCGGGGACGGCGCGATGGGCACTCTCCTTTATTCCTACGGCATTGACAGATGTTTTGAGGAACTGAACGTCTCAAAGCCCGAGGAAATCAAGCGGATACATAAGGCTTACGTGGAAGCCGGGGCAGACATCGTTCAAACAAACACGTACGGCGCGAATTTTATTAAGCTCTCAAGATACGGACTTGAAGATGACACGAAAAGAATCAATCAGGAGGCGGTCAGAATCGCGCGCGCTTCCTCAGACGGCGCTTATGTTTTGGGAACGATGGGCGGCATCCGCACCTTCAACAAAAACGCCTACAGCCTTGAGGAGATTAAACGCAGCTTTCGGGAGCAGCTTTATTTACTGCTTCACGAGGAGCCGGACGGCCTGCTCTTGGAAACATACTATGATTTAGAAGAAGCGCGCGAAGTGCTGAAGATCGCCAGAAAAGAAACGGAACTCCCGATCATGCTGAACGTTTCCATGCACGAACAGGGCGTGCTGCAGGACGGAACACCGCTTCGGGAAGCGCTCAGATCAATTGCCGGCCTCGGCGCTGATATAACGGGAATCAATTGCCGGCTCGGCCCGTACCACATGATTGAAGCCCTTACCGAAGTGCCTATTTTCCGTGACGCTTATTTATCGGTCTATCCGAACAGCAGCCTTCCGTCTTTAGAAGGAGGCCGGCTTGTTTATGATACGGACGATGCCTATTTCCGGGAGAGCGCCATACAATTCCGCACTCAGGGCGCGCGCATTATCGGAGGCTGCTGCGGCACAACGCCCAACCACATCAGAGCCATGGCTGATGCGGTCCACGGACTTTCACCCGTTACTGATAAAGAAGTGAAAATCAGACGGGAAGAAGAAGTCATCTCAGTCCGGGATGAACGGACCGATCCGGGTTTAGACGAAATCGCCGCGCAAAAACGGTCAATCATCGTAGAGCTTGATCCGCCGAAAAAATTGAATTTTGGCAAATTTCTGCAAGCGGCGGCTGAATTAAAGGAAACCGGCATAGAAGCGCTGACGCTCGCCGACAATTCATTGGCGACACCGAGGATCAGCAATGCAGCCTGCGGTTCATTACTGAAAGAGCGCCTTGATATCCGTTCTCTCGTCCACATTACATGCAGAGACCGCAATATCATCGGCCTTCAGTCACATTTAATGGGGCTGGATACGCTCGGGCTCACCGACATTTTAGCCATCACGGGCGATCCTTCAAAAATCGGCGACTTTCCGGGAGCTACCTCCGTCTATGATTTGACGTCCTTTGACTTGATCAGGCTGATTAAGCAATTCAACGAGGGCATTTCTTTATCAGGGAAACCGCTCGGCAAGAAAACGAACTTTTCCGTAGCCGGGGCATTCAATCCGAATGTCCGCCATCTTGATAAGGCGGTAAAACGGCTGGAGAAAAAAATCGAGTGCGGAGCCGACTACTTCGTGTCTCAGCCTGTTTACTCAGAGCAGCAGCTCATTGACATTCATCATGAAACGAAGCATCTCAAAACGCCGGTGTATATCGGCATTATGCCGTTAACGAGCAGCCGCAACGCAGAGTTCATTCATCATGAAATACCGGGCATTAAGCTGTCAGACAGCATCCGGGAAAAAATGGCGCAGGGCGGTGAAGATAAGCGGAAGCAGAAAGCCGAGGGCCTTGCCATCGCCAAGTCGCTTCTTGACACGGCGTGCGAACTGTTTAACGGAATCTATTTAATCACCCCGTTTCTCCGTTCTGATTTGACGTCAGAACTCGCAGCTTATATTAAGCAAAAGGATGAAAAACGGGCTGATGTATATTTGCATTGA
- a CDS encoding YajQ family cyclic di-GMP-binding protein, whose translation MAKESSFDIVSKVEFPEVQNAIQMTLKEIGTRYDFKGSKSDVSLEKEELVLISDDEFKLNQLKDVLSGKLIKRDVPTKNIEYGKIENASGGTVRQRAKLVQGIDKDNAKKINAVIKNSGLKVKSQIQDDQVRVTGKNKDDLQQIIAAVRGADLPIDVQFINFR comes from the coding sequence ATGGCAAAAGAAAGTTCTTTTGATATCGTATCAAAAGTTGAATTTCCCGAAGTTCAGAATGCGATTCAGATGACGCTGAAAGAAATCGGCACGCGCTATGACTTTAAAGGATCTAAAAGCGATGTGAGTTTAGAAAAGGAAGAACTTGTCCTGATTTCAGATGACGAGTTTAAATTGAATCAGCTCAAAGATGTGCTGAGCGGCAAGCTGATCAAACGGGATGTGCCGACGAAAAACATTGAATACGGCAAAATTGAAAATGCCTCGGGAGGCACAGTGCGCCAGCGCGCGAAGCTTGTACAGGGCATTGATAAAGACAACGCAAAAAAAATCAATGCAGTGATTAAAAACTCCGGCTTGAAAGTAAAGTCGCAGATTCAGGACGACCAAGTGCGCGTCACCGGAAAAAATAAAGATGATCTGCAGCAGATTATTGCAGCCGTCCGCGGTGCAGACCTGCCGATTGATGTTCAATTTATTAATTTTAGATAA